In Haliotis asinina isolate JCU_RB_2024 chromosome 15, JCU_Hal_asi_v2, whole genome shotgun sequence, one DNA window encodes the following:
- the LOC137265539 gene encoding uncharacterized protein has protein sequence MLNTQAMEKDYSVQFFSTFIANLQNLCQAYIKFDRNIEVSGYVCVEIDNSKKERYVLSELVQNCGSVVSESYCTKVFRTLPPLPSASQKSASQNDPESWSVNTTAPADKPRHKISQERRGSISSNKSIESLTDIRESENGSVSNYSSDGAENLRITSGQRSKRTSFDQDKENSIRMSWDAAQRLSQEIQSRTCSDSGRSWHQVQRRDSLPSFAHISNQGRSSSSTSLASPSEIPVDLESIKVEGSFTRQSCAQAKSHPTSPTDHGEGFGQVVPVGIHANLSSLGHMVEAFAATRSAIAQPAHSSEDRFSRPSVSASLSPSVHSQIPMDNTLVRNRGASASSSRSQQEVFMQMLPQGYGQSSSRHSVQMVQAADRQHKPEASLTDCPEDVIDLDIDDMDTDHTDSSIADVNASLTLSGMDQSVLSDYMTSSVQVTDIQRKRNAQLNCQRYALRLFCEFHQSKSGSMSSLDTIPQEQLDVMLSDFYATSKKGNGEDFTVSSLRSIQYYLESHLFENFIMSGSRAVVFKNSRQALRKRCEELRVKQKTSPINKRNMTSSDIDLLFEKGQLGAASPDVLLNTLWLMNVMCFGIKGSEHFSLRWGDIILNTDKEGRQFLEYAGSGTSGQPIHCLRVYSLPHNQSRCCVHFFKQYLSHRPAIALQPDDPFYLAINNQYERVGSWYVKEKLSMSRLSSTWRNILFAAGLPPERKPPVGYQTGLFLQAAQLPMSLSRHMDRTPPEDAPAAAK, from the exons ATGCTGAACACTCAAGCAATGGAGAAAGATTATTCTGTTCAGTTCTTCTCAACTTTTATTGCAAATCTTCAAAACCTGTGCCAAGCTTATATTAAGTTTGATAGAAACATTGAAGTTAGTGGCTATGTGTGCGTTGAAATAGACAATTCTAAGAAAGAGCGTTACGTTCTGAGTGAATTAGTCCAAAACTGTGGCAGTGTTGTGAGTGAGAGCTACTGCACAAAGGTTTTTCGCACTTTGCCACCATTACCATCAGCAAGTCAGAAGTCAGCATCACAGAATGATCCCGAGTCTTGGTCAGTGAATACAACAGCACCAGCAGACAAACCCAGGCACAAAATATCTCAGGAACGAAGAGGCAGCATCTCTAGCAATAAATCCATTGAAAGTTTAACAGATATCCGAGAATCAGAAAATGGTTCTGTTTCTAACTATAGCTCAGATGGTGCTGAGAACTTGCGAATCACATCAGGGCAGCGATCAAAACGAACGTCTTTTGATCAGGACAAGGAAAACAGCATTCGGATGTCATGGGATGCTGCACAGCGCTTGTCTCAGGAGATCCAGTCCAGGACATGCTCTGATTCTGGTCGCAGTTGGCATCAGGTACAGAGAAGGGACAGCCTGCCGAGTTTCGCTCACATATCCAACCAAGGCCGGAGCAGCAGCAGTACCAGTCTGGCCAGTCCCTCGGAGATTCCAGTAGACCTAGAGTCGATTAAGGTGGAGGGCTCATTCACCAGGCAGTCTTGTGCTCAGGCCAAAAGTCATCCCACCAGTCCAACAGATCATGGGGAGGGATTTGGTCAAGTAGTGCCTGTGGGCATCCATGCAAATCTCTCCAGTCTCGGTCATATGGTAGAGGCTTTTGCAG CAACAAGATCAGCAATAGCTCAGCCTGCACACAGTTCTGAAGACAGATTCTCCCGCCCCAGTGTCTCAGCAAGTCTCTCTCCTAGTGTTCACTCTCAAATCCCAATGGACAACACCTTGGTGAGGAACCGTGGTGCTTCGGCCTCCTCTAGTCGCAGTCAGCAGGAGGTGTTCATGCAGATGTTGCCTCAAGGCTATGGTCAGTCCAGCAGCAGACACTCAGTCCAAATGGTGCAAGCAGCAGACAGGCAGCACAAACCAGAGGCCTCACTTACAGACTGTCCCGAAGATGTCATAGATCTGGACATTGATGACATGGATACCGATCATACTGACAGCTCTATTGCTGATGTCAATGCCAGTCTGACACTGTCAGGGATGGACCAGAGTGTTTTGTCCGACTATATGACATCGTCAGTTCAGGTGACAGATATTCAGAGAAAGAGGAACGCTCAGCTGAACTGTCAGAGATATGCTTTGAGGCTGTTCTGTGAATTTCACCAAAGTAAATCAGGTTCTATGTCTTCCTTAGACACTATCCCTCAGGAACAACTCGATGTTATGCTTAGTGACTTCTATGCAACATCTAAGAAAGGAAATGGTGAGGACTTCACTGTCAGCTCCTTGAGAAGTATTCAGTACTACCTGGAATCTCATCTGTTTGAGAACTTCATTATGTCAGGGTCAAGGGCAGTAGTGTTCAAGAACTCGCGTCAGGCATTAAGGAAACGGTGTGAAGAGTTGAGAGTTAAACAGAAGACCTCACCCATCAACAAACGTAACATGACTTCCTCGGACATAGACCTTCTGTTTGAAAAAGGGCAGCTGGGAGCAGCTTCCCCTGATGTTCTGCTCAACACTTTGTGGTTGATGAATGTCATGTGTTTCGGAATCAAAGGCAGCGAACATTTCTCTCTCAGATGGGGAGATATCATTCTTAACACTGACAAAGAAGGAAGGCAATTCTTGGAATATGCTGGATCTGGAACTTCTGGGCAGCCAATCCATTGCCTCCGAGTGTATTCACTCCCTCATAATCAGTCCCGATGCTGTGTTCACttcttcaaacaatatttaagcCATCGTCCAGCAATAGCACTTCAGCCAGATGACCCATTCTACCTCGCCATCAACAACCAGTATGAGAGGGTTGGGTCTTGGTATGTGAAGGAGAAACTGTCCATGAGCAGACTCTCCTCCACATGGAGGAATATACTGTTTGCTGCAGGACTACCTCCAGAGAGGAAGCCTCCTGTTGGTTACCAGACAGGACTGTTCTTACAAGCAGCACAGCTGCCCATGTCGCTGAGTCGACACATGGACAGAACACCTCCAGAGGATGCGCCAGCTGCTGCCAAGTGA